In Herbaspirillum seropedicae, a single window of DNA contains:
- a CDS encoding BolA family protein, with translation MLPTPELVKSYIAAGLDCQHLEVEGDGQHFTAVIVAEAFAGKRLIQRHQLVYAALGDRMREEIHALSMKTLTPEEFQK, from the coding sequence ATGCTACCCACTCCTGAACTCGTCAAAAGCTATATCGCCGCCGGCCTCGATTGCCAGCACCTGGAAGTGGAGGGCGATGGCCAGCACTTCACCGCCGTCATCGTCGCCGAAGCCTTCGCCGGCAAGCGCCTGATCCAGCGTCACCAGCTGGTCTACGCCGCCTTGGGCGACCGCATGCGCGAGGAAATCCACGCGCTGTCGATGAAGACCCTGACCCCCGAAGAATTCCAGAAATAA
- a CDS encoding helix-turn-helix domain-containing protein has product MESEKYRYHEKLFLKQLREARESANVKQTELSEALGEYQSYVSKVETGERRLDVIELIAWCEALGVEADDFVKKLRQKLEEAGEKEGLPELKQREK; this is encoded by the coding sequence ATGGAATCAGAAAAATATAGGTATCACGAGAAACTCTTCCTGAAGCAGTTGCGGGAGGCGCGAGAGTCGGCGAATGTAAAGCAGACAGAACTATCGGAAGCTCTTGGCGAATACCAAAGTTATGTGAGCAAAGTCGAAACAGGCGAGCGCCGTTTGGATGTAATCGAGCTTATTGCCTGGTGTGAAGCGCTGGGAGTTGAGGCTGATGACTTTGTGAAGAAGCTGCGTCAAAAGCTTGAGGAAGCTGGGGAAAAAGAGGGATTGCCTGAGCTCAAACAGCGAGAGAAGTAA
- the hisD gene encoding histidinol dehydrogenase translates to MSIAIRKLDSADAGFRDQLSAVLAFEASEDEAIDRAAATILADVKARGDAAVLEYTQRFDRLQAASVAALEIGKDALQAALAGLPEARRHALQTAADRVRAYHERQKKECGSDGFLYREADGTELGQKVTPLDRVGIYVPGGKAAYPSSVLMNAIPAKVAGVQEVIMVVPTPDGVKNELVLAAAAIAGVDRVFTIGGAQAVGALAYGTATIPQVDKIVGPGNAYVAAAKRRVFGVVGIDMIAGPSEILVICDGATDPDWIAMDLFSQAEHDELAQSILLCPDADYIAKVEASINRLLDDMPRKDVIRTSLTDRGALVKVRDMAEACEIANMIAAEHLEISAQEAQQWADQIRHAGAMFLGRFSSESLGDYCAGPNHVLPTSRTARFSSPLGVYDFQKRSSIIRVSEEGAQTLGKIAAELAYGEGLQAHARSAELRLKK, encoded by the coding sequence ATGAGCATTGCCATCCGAAAACTCGATTCCGCCGATGCTGGCTTCCGCGACCAGCTCTCGGCCGTGCTGGCCTTCGAAGCCAGCGAAGACGAGGCCATCGACCGCGCCGCGGCCACCATCCTGGCCGATGTGAAGGCGCGCGGCGACGCCGCCGTGCTGGAATACACCCAGCGCTTCGACCGCCTGCAGGCCGCTTCCGTGGCGGCGCTGGAGATCGGCAAGGACGCGCTGCAAGCCGCGCTGGCCGGCCTGCCCGAGGCGCGTCGTCATGCGCTGCAGACCGCCGCCGACCGCGTGCGCGCCTATCACGAGCGCCAGAAGAAGGAATGCGGCTCCGATGGCTTCCTCTATCGCGAAGCCGATGGCACCGAGCTGGGCCAGAAGGTCACGCCGCTGGACCGCGTGGGCATCTACGTGCCCGGCGGCAAGGCGGCCTATCCGTCGTCGGTGCTGATGAATGCGATTCCGGCCAAGGTGGCTGGCGTGCAGGAAGTCATCATGGTGGTGCCCACGCCCGATGGCGTGAAGAATGAGTTGGTGCTGGCCGCCGCCGCCATTGCCGGGGTGGACCGCGTCTTCACCATCGGTGGTGCGCAGGCTGTGGGCGCATTGGCCTATGGCACCGCGACCATTCCGCAGGTGGACAAGATCGTCGGCCCCGGCAATGCCTATGTGGCCGCGGCCAAGCGCCGCGTGTTCGGCGTGGTCGGCATCGACATGATCGCCGGTCCCTCCGAGATCCTGGTGATCTGCGACGGTGCCACCGATCCCGACTGGATCGCCATGGACCTGTTCTCGCAAGCCGAGCACGATGAACTGGCGCAATCCATCCTGCTGTGCCCGGATGCGGACTACATCGCCAAGGTCGAGGCGTCGATCAACCGCCTGCTGGACGACATGCCGCGCAAGGACGTGATCCGCACCTCGCTGACCGACCGTGGTGCGCTGGTCAAGGTGCGCGACATGGCCGAAGCCTGCGAGATCGCCAACATGATCGCCGCCGAACACCTGGAGATTTCCGCGCAGGAGGCGCAGCAGTGGGCCGACCAGATCCGTCACGCTGGCGCGATGTTCCTGGGCCGTTTCTCGTCCGAATCGCTGGGGGATTATTGCGCTGGTCCCAATCACGTATTGCCGACCTCGCGCACGGCACGCTTCTCCTCGCCGCTGGGCGTGTATGACTTCCAGAAGCGCTCCAGCATCATCCGCGTATCGGAAGAGGGCGCCCAGACGCTGGGCAAGATCGCCGCTGAACTGGCCTATGGCGAAGGCTTGCAGGCGCACGCCCGCTCGGCCGAATTGCGGCTGAAGAAGTAA
- the ychF gene encoding redox-regulated ATPase YchF: MSLKCGIVGLPNVGKSTLFNALTKAGIAAENYPFCTIEPNVGIVEVPDPRLKALAEIVKPERILPATVEFVDIAGLVAGASKGEGLGNQFLSHIRETDAIVNVVRCFEDPNVIHVAGRVSPLDDIAVIQTELALADMGTVEKAIHREQKKARSGDKDAAKLVALLERIMPALDEAKPVRALGLDAEEMLLIKPLCLITAKPAMYVANVSDSGFTDNPLLDQLTAYAKEQNAPIVAICAAIEAEIADLDDADKADFLADMGMEEPGLDRLIRAAFRLLGLQTYFTAGVKEVRAWTVPVGATGPQAAGVIHTDFERGFIRAQTIAFEDFIAFKGEAGAKEAGKMRAEGKEYVVKDGDVMNFLFTRT; this comes from the coding sequence ATGAGCCTCAAATGCGGCATCGTGGGTCTGCCCAACGTTGGTAAGTCCACTCTTTTCAACGCGCTGACCAAGGCTGGCATCGCCGCCGAGAACTATCCGTTCTGCACCATCGAGCCCAACGTGGGCATCGTGGAAGTGCCGGATCCGCGCCTGAAGGCGCTGGCGGAGATCGTCAAGCCCGAGCGCATCCTGCCGGCCACGGTCGAGTTCGTGGACATCGCCGGCCTGGTGGCGGGCGCCTCCAAGGGTGAAGGCCTGGGCAACCAGTTCCTGTCGCACATCCGCGAGACCGACGCCATCGTCAACGTGGTGCGCTGCTTCGAAGACCCCAACGTGATCCACGTGGCCGGTCGCGTCAGCCCCCTGGACGACATCGCCGTGATCCAGACCGAGCTGGCGCTGGCCGACATGGGCACGGTTGAAAAGGCCATCCACCGCGAGCAGAAGAAGGCCCGCTCCGGCGACAAGGACGCCGCCAAGCTGGTGGCCCTGCTGGAACGCATCATGCCGGCGCTGGACGAAGCCAAGCCGGTACGCGCGCTGGGCCTGGATGCTGAAGAGATGCTGCTGATCAAGCCGCTGTGCCTGATCACCGCCAAGCCGGCGATGTACGTAGCCAACGTCTCTGACAGCGGCTTCACCGACAACCCGTTGCTGGACCAGCTGACCGCCTACGCCAAGGAACAGAACGCCCCCATCGTCGCCATCTGCGCCGCCATCGAAGCCGAGATCGCCGACCTGGACGACGCCGACAAGGCCGATTTCCTGGCCGACATGGGCATGGAAGAGCCCGGCCTGGATCGCCTGATCCGCGCGGCTTTCCGACTGCTGGGCCTGCAGACCTACTTCACCGCAGGCGTCAAGGAAGTGCGCGCCTGGACCGTGCCGGTGGGTGCGACTGGCCCGCAAGCGGCTGGCGTGATCCACACCGACTTCGAACGCGGCTTCATCCGTGCGCAGACCATTGCCTTTGAGGATTTCATTGCTTTCAAGGGTGAGGCTGGGGCCAAGGAAGCGGGCAAGATGCGGGCTGAAGGCAAGGAGTATGTGGTCAAGGATGGGGATGTGATGAATTTCCTGTTCACCCGTACATAA
- a CDS encoding MlaA family lipoprotein has translation MNNKTINAAYASRLGAIALAAAVMTGCASTSNNPNDPLEGFNRTMFSFNDTVDKVALKPAAQAYDAVVPSPVQRGVGNFFGNIGDLWSSVNQLLQGRIEQGVSTFMRVAINTTFGLGGVLDVATEARLPREKSDFGQTLGKWGVGSGPYVVLPFFGPSTLRDTAGMPVDLYGDLWTYKRPTRWRNVGTVVRIVDRRAQLLDASTLLEDAALDKYDFVRDAYLQRRQSQINGAGGSGKDRPENAIQP, from the coding sequence ATGAACAATAAAACCATCAACGCTGCCTACGCCAGCCGTCTGGGCGCCATCGCCCTGGCGGCTGCGGTCATGACCGGCTGCGCCAGCACCAGCAACAATCCCAACGATCCGCTGGAAGGCTTCAACCGCACCATGTTCAGCTTCAACGACACCGTCGACAAGGTGGCGCTGAAGCCGGCGGCGCAAGCCTATGACGCCGTCGTCCCGAGCCCGGTCCAGCGCGGCGTGGGCAACTTCTTCGGCAACATCGGCGACCTGTGGTCGTCGGTGAACCAGCTGCTGCAAGGCCGTATCGAGCAGGGCGTCTCGACCTTCATGCGCGTGGCCATCAACACCACCTTCGGCCTGGGCGGCGTGCTGGACGTGGCGACCGAAGCGCGTCTGCCGCGCGAGAAGTCCGATTTCGGCCAGACCCTGGGCAAGTGGGGCGTGGGTTCCGGTCCCTATGTGGTGCTGCCGTTCTTCGGCCCGTCCACGCTGCGTGACACGGCCGGCATGCCGGTGGATCTCTACGGCGACCTGTGGACCTACAAGCGTCCGACCCGCTGGCGCAATGTGGGCACCGTGGTGCGCATCGTCGACCGCCGCGCCCAGTTGCTGGATGCGTCGACCCTGCTGGAAGATGCTGCGCTGGACAAGTACGACTTCGTGCGTGACGCCTACCTGCAACGCCGCCAGAGCCAGATCAACGGCGCCGGTGGTAGCGGCAAGGACAGGCCGGAAAACGCCATCCAGCCCTGA
- a CDS encoding ABC transporter permease, whose product MIGFRTLFYKEILRFWKVATQTITAPIVTALLYLLIFGHVLQDRVQVYPGVNYTGFLVPGLVMMSVLQNAFANSSSSLIQSKITGNLVFVLLTPLSHWELFGGYVLAAVVRGLMVGAGVFVVTVWFGHLDFVAPLWILVFALLGAGILGTMGLIAGIWAEKFDQLAAFQNFLIVPLTFLAGVFYSIHSLPPFWQAVSHFNPFFYMIDGFRYGFFGQSDIAPMTSLGIVAVFFVALSTLAVRMLKSGYKLRAGSH is encoded by the coding sequence ATGATCGGTTTCCGCACCCTGTTCTACAAGGAAATCCTGCGTTTCTGGAAGGTCGCCACCCAGACCATCACCGCGCCTATCGTCACGGCCTTGCTGTACCTGCTGATCTTCGGCCACGTGCTGCAGGATCGCGTTCAGGTCTATCCGGGCGTGAACTACACCGGCTTCCTGGTGCCGGGCCTGGTGATGATGAGCGTGTTGCAGAATGCCTTCGCCAACAGTTCGTCTTCGCTGATCCAGTCCAAGATCACCGGCAACCTGGTCTTCGTGCTGTTGACGCCGCTGTCGCACTGGGAGCTCTTCGGCGGCTATGTGCTGGCTGCCGTGGTGCGCGGCCTGATGGTGGGGGCCGGGGTGTTCGTGGTCACCGTGTGGTTCGGCCATCTGGACTTCGTGGCGCCGCTGTGGATCCTGGTATTTGCGCTCTTGGGCGCAGGCATCCTGGGGACCATGGGCCTCATCGCCGGGATCTGGGCCGAGAAGTTCGACCAGCTGGCGGCTTTCCAGAATTTCCTGATCGTACCCCTGACCTTCCTGGCCGGCGTGTTCTATTCGATACACTCGCTGCCGCCGTTCTGGCAGGCGGTATCGCATTTCAACCCGTTTTTTTATATGATCGATGGCTTTCGCTATGGCTTCTTCGGCCAGTCCGACATTGCCCCCATGACCAGCCTCGGCATCGTCGCCGTGTTCTTCGTGGCGCTGTCCACCCTGGCCGTGCGCATGCTCAAGAGCGGCTACAAGCTGCGTGCAGGTTCCCATTGA
- the mlaE gene encoding lipid asymmetry maintenance ABC transporter permease subunit MlaE encodes MIAGLVSGLGRSLREFVVGVGFAGRMFASMLGSSLGLLRRPRLITDQIHFIGNYSLVIIAVSGLFVGFVLGLQGYYTLNKYGSEQALGLLVALSLTRELGPVVTALLFAGRAGTSLTAEIGLMKAGEQLSAMEMMAVNPLQRVVAPRFWAGVIAMPVLAAIFSAVGVIGGYVVGVLLIGVDEGAFWSQMQGGVDVWNDIANGVLKSVVFGVAVTFVALFQGYEAKPTPEGVARATTRTVVIASLLVLGLDFLLTALMFS; translated from the coding sequence ATGATCGCCGGTCTCGTCAGCGGCCTGGGCCGCAGCCTCCGCGAATTCGTGGTGGGCGTGGGCTTTGCCGGGCGCATGTTCGCCAGCATGCTGGGTTCCTCGCTGGGCCTGCTGCGCCGTCCGCGCCTGATCACCGACCAGATCCATTTCATCGGCAACTATTCGCTGGTGATCATTGCCGTGTCGGGCCTCTTCGTGGGCTTTGTGCTGGGCTTGCAGGGCTATTACACCCTCAATAAATACGGTTCCGAACAGGCGCTGGGCCTGCTGGTGGCGCTGTCGCTGACGCGCGAGCTGGGCCCGGTGGTGACGGCGCTGCTCTTCGCCGGTCGCGCCGGTACCTCGCTGACCGCCGAGATCGGCCTGATGAAGGCGGGCGAGCAGTTGTCGGCCATGGAAATGATGGCCGTGAACCCGCTGCAGCGCGTGGTGGCGCCCCGCTTCTGGGCTGGCGTGATCGCCATGCCGGTGCTGGCGGCCATCTTCAGCGCTGTGGGCGTGATCGGCGGCTATGTGGTCGGCGTGCTGCTGATCGGCGTGGATGAAGGTGCGTTCTGGTCGCAGATGCAGGGCGGGGTGGATGTCTGGAACGATATCGCCAATGGCGTCCTGAAGAGCGTCGTGTTCGGCGTGGCAGTGACCTTCGTGGCGCTGTTCCAGGGCTATGAGGCCAAGCCGACGCCCGAGGGTGTGGCGCGCGCCACCACCCGGACCGTGGTGATCGCTTCGCTGCTGGTGCTGGGCCTGGACTTCCTGCTGACCGCGCTGATGTTCAGCTGA
- a CDS encoding MlaC/ttg2D family ABC transporter substrate-binding protein yields MKMLNKLFAIAAFAVPALAFTGAASAQEAPDALVKRISSEVLDTAKNDKDIQSGNNTRIMQLVEEKILPYVDFQRMTQLAAGRYWRQATPDQQAQLVNEFRSLLVFTYSGALSQVRDQKIVFKPLRAAPGDTEVEVNSQVISDRGGEPIQLSYRLEKKGDGWKLYDVNVLGAWLVEAYKGTFSNEINKGGIDGLIKALSDKNKQLAARGNGKK; encoded by the coding sequence ATGAAGATGCTCAACAAACTTTTCGCAATCGCTGCCTTCGCCGTTCCCGCCCTGGCCTTCACCGGCGCCGCCTCGGCCCAGGAAGCCCCGGATGCGCTGGTCAAGCGCATCAGTTCTGAAGTGCTGGATACGGCCAAGAACGACAAGGACATCCAGTCCGGCAACAACACTCGCATCATGCAACTGGTGGAAGAGAAGATCCTTCCCTACGTCGACTTCCAGCGCATGACCCAGCTGGCGGCCGGCCGCTACTGGCGCCAGGCGACTCCGGATCAGCAGGCCCAGCTGGTCAACGAGTTCCGCAGCCTGCTGGTGTTCACCTACTCGGGCGCACTGTCCCAGGTGCGTGACCAGAAGATCGTCTTCAAGCCCCTGCGTGCAGCGCCTGGCGACACCGAAGTGGAAGTCAATTCGCAGGTGATCTCGGATCGCGGCGGCGAGCCCATCCAGCTGAGCTATCGTCTGGAAAAGAAGGGTGATGGCTGGAAGCTCTACGACGTCAACGTCCTCGGCGCCTGGCTGGTGGAAGCCTACAAGGGCACCTTCTCCAACGAGATCAACAAGGGCGGTATCGACGGCCTGATCAAGGCGCTGTCGGACAAGAACAAGCAACTGGCCGCCCGCGGCAACGGCAAGAAGTAA
- a CDS encoding ABC transporter ATP-binding protein — MPNIVEIRDLHFRYGDRPILSGLHMDFPRGKVVAVMGGSGSGKTTILRLIGGQLRPQQGKVEVDGENVPDLATKQLFLLRRKMGMLFQNGALFTDMTVFDNVAFPLREHTDLDETLIRDLVLMKLNAVGLRNAASLKPAEISGGMARRVALARAIALDPALIMYDEPFAGLDPISMGVTANLIRRLNDALGSTSILVSHDVNESFAIADHVYFLSAGKIVAQGTPEELRSSTDPYVRQFVHAEADGPVPFHYPGKSLAEDLGLGGGA, encoded by the coding sequence TTGCCTAATATCGTAGAAATCCGCGATCTGCATTTCCGCTATGGCGACCGGCCTATCCTGTCCGGCCTCCATATGGATTTCCCGCGCGGAAAGGTGGTGGCGGTGATGGGCGGTTCCGGTTCGGGCAAGACCACCATCCTGCGCCTGATCGGCGGCCAGTTGCGTCCGCAGCAGGGCAAGGTGGAAGTGGATGGCGAAAACGTCCCCGACCTGGCCACGAAGCAACTCTTCCTGCTGCGCCGCAAGATGGGCATGCTGTTCCAGAACGGCGCCTTGTTCACCGACATGACGGTGTTCGACAACGTGGCCTTCCCGCTGCGCGAGCATACCGATCTGGACGAGACGCTCATCCGCGACCTGGTGCTCATGAAGCTCAACGCCGTGGGCCTGCGCAATGCCGCTTCGCTCAAGCCGGCCGAGATCTCCGGCGGCATGGCGCGCCGCGTGGCGCTGGCGCGCGCCATCGCGCTGGACCCGGCGCTGATCATGTATGACGAGCCTTTCGCCGGCCTCGATCCCATCTCCATGGGCGTGACCGCCAACCTGATCCGCCGTCTCAATGACGCGCTGGGTTCGACCTCGATCCTGGTGTCGCACGACGTGAACGAGTCCTTTGCCATCGCCGACCATGTCTATTTCCTGTCGGCCGGCAAGATCGTGGCGCAGGGCACGCCCGAAGAACTGCGTTCTTCCACCGACCCCTACGTCAGGCAGTTCGTGCATGCCGAGGCCGATGGTCCGGTGCCATTCCACTATCCCGGCAAGTCGCTGGCCGAGGACCTGGGCCTGGGAGGTGGCGCATGA
- the murA gene encoding UDP-N-acetylglucosamine 1-carboxyvinyltransferase translates to MDKLLIRGGKRLSGDVTISGAKNAALPILCAALLTADDLVLSNVPHLQDVVTITGLMKQMGLRVQENGDQMVLNGNDITRPEAPYELVKTMRASILVLGPLLARFGQAKVSLPGGCAIGSRPVDQHIKGLQAMGAEIHIEGGYIYAKAKRLKGARIVTDMITVTGTENLLMAAVLADGETVLENAAREPEVGDLANLLVKMGAKIEGIGTDRLVIQGVEQLHGASHEVIADRIETGTFLCAVAATGGDVTLRRTRAGLLDAALDKLRDAGAILTSGEDWIRIQMARRPKAVSFRTTEYPGFPTDMQAQFMALNCIADGTSHVTETIFENRFMHVQELNRLGTAIDVEGNTAIVTGVEKFIGAPVMATDLRASASLVIAGLAAQGETVVERIYHLDRGYDRMEAKLSAIGADIQRIK, encoded by the coding sequence ATGGACAAGCTTTTGATCCGTGGCGGCAAGCGCCTCTCCGGCGATGTCACCATTTCCGGCGCCAAGAACGCCGCCCTGCCCATTCTGTGCGCGGCGCTGCTGACGGCCGATGACCTGGTGCTCTCCAACGTGCCGCACCTGCAGGACGTGGTCACCATCACCGGGCTGATGAAGCAGATGGGCCTGCGCGTGCAGGAAAACGGCGACCAGATGGTGCTCAACGGCAACGACATCACCCGTCCGGAAGCGCCCTACGAACTGGTCAAGACCATGCGCGCCTCGATCCTGGTGCTGGGCCCGCTGCTGGCCCGCTTCGGCCAGGCCAAGGTGTCGCTGCCCGGCGGCTGCGCCATCGGTTCGCGTCCGGTGGACCAGCACATCAAGGGCTTGCAGGCCATGGGCGCGGAGATCCACATCGAAGGCGGCTACATCTACGCCAAGGCCAAGCGCCTTAAGGGGGCGCGCATCGTCACCGACATGATCACCGTCACCGGTACCGAGAACCTGTTGATGGCCGCCGTCCTGGCTGACGGCGAGACCGTGCTGGAAAACGCCGCGCGCGAACCCGAGGTAGGCGACCTGGCCAACCTGCTGGTCAAGATGGGCGCGAAGATCGAAGGCATCGGTACCGATCGCCTGGTCATCCAGGGCGTCGAGCAACTGCATGGCGCCTCGCACGAAGTCATCGCCGACCGCATCGAGACCGGCACCTTCCTGTGCGCGGTGGCCGCTACCGGCGGCGACGTGACCTTGCGTCGCACCCGCGCCGGCCTGCTCGATGCGGCGCTGGACAAGCTGCGCGACGCCGGCGCCATCCTCACTTCCGGCGAGGACTGGATCCGTATCCAGATGGCGCGCCGTCCCAAGGCAGTGAGCTTCCGCACCACCGAGTATCCGGGCTTCCCCACCGACATGCAGGCGCAGTTCATGGCCTTGAACTGCATCGCCGACGGCACCAGCCACGTTACCGAGACCATCTTCGAGAACCGTTTCATGCACGTCCAGGAGCTCAACCGCCTGGGCACGGCCATTGACGTGGAGGGCAATACCGCCATCGTCACGGGTGTGGAAAAATTCATCGGCGCACCGGTCATGGCGACCGACCTGCGCGCCTCGGCCTCGCTGGTGATCGCCGGCCTGGCGGCCCAGGGCGAGACCGTGGTGGAACGCATCTACCACCTCGACCGTGGCTATGATCGCATGGAAGCCAAGCTGTCGGCCATCGGCGCTGATATCCAGCGTATCAAGTAA
- a CDS encoding STAS domain-containing protein, with protein MFKPGASLTFTNASTVLREGLAAIAAGQTGIDVSAVATVDSSAVATLLAWRRAAAQRGAALDFGALPANLQSLADLYGVTALLQGVAAPTSATDRHH; from the coding sequence ATGTTCAAGCCCGGCGCCTCGCTGACTTTCACCAATGCCAGTACCGTCCTGCGCGAGGGCCTGGCGGCCATCGCTGCGGGCCAGACCGGCATCGACGTCAGCGCGGTCGCTACCGTGGATTCCTCGGCCGTGGCCACGCTGCTGGCCTGGCGTCGCGCCGCTGCCCAACGCGGTGCGGCGCTGGACTTCGGTGCGTTGCCGGCCAATCTGCAAAGCCTGGCCGACCTCTACGGCGTGACCGCCTTGCTGCAAGGCGTCGCCGCTCCCACTTCCGCCACCGACCGACATCACTGA
- the mlaD gene encoding outer membrane lipid asymmetry maintenance protein MlaD gives MQRKSLDAWVGIFVLLGVAALVFLALKAGNMSSMSFGQKTYTIKASFDNIGGLKSRAAVKSAGVVVGRVDSIRFDDQTFRAVVSLNMDESYKFPKDSSAKILTSGLLGEQYIGIEPGGDTANLASGDTIKMTQSAIVLENLIGQFLYSKAAEGKDDSK, from the coding sequence ATGCAACGTAAATCACTGGATGCCTGGGTTGGAATCTTCGTCCTGCTGGGCGTGGCGGCGCTGGTGTTCCTGGCGCTCAAGGCCGGCAACATGAGTTCGATGTCCTTCGGCCAGAAGACCTATACCATCAAGGCCAGCTTCGACAATATCGGCGGCCTGAAGTCGCGTGCGGCCGTCAAGAGCGCCGGCGTGGTGGTGGGACGGGTGGATTCGATCCGCTTCGATGACCAGACCTTCCGCGCCGTGGTGTCGCTGAACATGGACGAGAGCTACAAATTCCCCAAGGACAGCTCGGCCAAGATCCTCACCTCGGGTCTGTTGGGAGAACAATACATCGGCATCGAGCCGGGGGGCGATACCGCCAACCTGGCTTCGGGCGATACGATTAAGATGACGCAATCCGCTATCGTGCTGGAGAACCTGATCGGTCAGTTCCTCTATAGCAAGGCGGCAGAGGGAAAGGATGATTCCAAATGA
- a CDS encoding ABC transporter ATP-binding protein has product MAALQINDIKKRYQSLQALGGVSLAIEEGEFFGLLGPNGAGKTTLISIIAGLNRADSGTVTIHGHDVVSDYRAARMKLGVVPQELVFDPFFTVRETLRMQSGYFGLSSNDKWIDEVMENLDLTNKADTNMRALSGGMKRRVLVAQALVHKPPVIVLDEPTAGVDVELRQTLWQFIGRLNREGHTIVLTTHYLEEAQALCNRIAMLKFGKVVALDSTEGLIRRISGSQMVLRLKRGSLPEGLKSLVTHPEELLSGNKYTLRVNDYQEVEPILAALRAAGAEIDDLQLQQADLEDVFIQIMGDEK; this is encoded by the coding sequence ATGGCCGCTCTGCAAATCAATGACATCAAGAAACGCTACCAGTCGCTGCAGGCGCTGGGCGGCGTTTCGCTGGCGATCGAGGAAGGCGAATTCTTCGGTCTGCTCGGACCCAATGGGGCCGGCAAGACCACGCTGATCTCCATCATCGCCGGCCTGAACCGCGCCGACTCCGGCACGGTCACCATCCACGGCCACGACGTGGTCAGTGACTATCGCGCTGCCCGCATGAAGCTGGGTGTGGTGCCGCAGGAACTGGTCTTCGATCCCTTCTTCACCGTGCGCGAGACGCTGCGCATGCAGTCCGGCTATTTTGGCCTGAGCAGCAACGACAAGTGGATCGACGAGGTCATGGAGAACCTGGACCTCACCAACAAGGCCGATACCAATATGCGCGCGCTCTCCGGCGGCATGAAGCGGCGCGTGCTGGTGGCCCAGGCGCTGGTGCACAAGCCGCCCGTGATCGTGCTGGATGAACCGACCGCCGGGGTGGACGTGGAGCTGCGCCAGACCTTGTGGCAGTTCATCGGTCGCCTCAACCGCGAAGGCCACACCATCGTGCTGACCACGCACTACCTGGAAGAAGCCCAGGCGCTGTGCAACCGCATCGCCATGCTCAAGTTCGGCAAGGTAGTGGCGCTGGATTCGACCGAGGGCCTGATCCGCCGCATTTCCGGTTCGCAGATGGTGCTGCGCCTGAAGCGCGGCAGCCTGCCGGAGGGATTGAAGTCCCTGGTCACGCATCCCGAAGAACTGTTGTCGGGCAACAAATATACGCTGCGCGTGAACGACTACCAGGAAGTCGAGCCCATCCTGGCCGCACTGCGCGCAGCCGGCGCCGAGATCGATGATCTGCAATTGCAGCAGGCCGATCTGGAAGACGTCTTCATCCAGATCATGGGAGATGAAAAATGA
- the hisG gene encoding ATP phosphoribosyltransferase — MTQQLTLALSKGRIFEETLPLLKAAGITVSEDPESSRKLILPTNDPDVRVIIVRASDVPTYVQYGAADFGVAGKDVLLEHGGEGLYQPIDLNIAKCRLSVAVQEGFDYANAVRQGARLRVVTKYVNTAREHFAAKGVHVDLIKLYGSMELGPLVGLSDAIVDLVSTGGTLRANKLVEVEHIIDISSRLVVNQAALKLKRERLQPILDAFEKASKAK, encoded by the coding sequence ATGACCCAACAACTGACGCTGGCGCTGTCCAAGGGCCGCATCTTCGAAGAAACCCTGCCCTTGCTCAAGGCGGCCGGCATCACCGTGTCGGAAGACCCGGAGTCCTCGCGCAAGCTGATCCTGCCCACCAATGATCCCGACGTGCGCGTGATCATCGTGCGTGCTTCCGACGTGCCGACCTACGTGCAATACGGCGCGGCCGACTTCGGCGTGGCCGGCAAGGACGTGCTGCTGGAACACGGCGGCGAAGGCCTGTACCAGCCCATCGACCTGAACATCGCCAAGTGCCGCCTGTCGGTGGCCGTGCAGGAAGGCTTCGACTACGCCAATGCGGTGCGCCAGGGTGCGCGCCTGCGCGTGGTGACCAAGTATGTCAATACCGCCCGCGAGCACTTCGCCGCCAAGGGCGTGCACGTGGACCTGATCAAGCTGTATGGCTCCATGGAGCTGGGACCGCTGGTGGGCCTGTCCGACGCCATCGTCGACCTGGTCAGCACCGGCGGCACCTTGCGCGCCAACAAGCTGGTGGAAGTCGAGCACATCATCGACATCTCCTCGCGCCTGGTGGTGAACCAGGCTGCGTTGAAGTTGAAGCGCGAGCGCCTGCAGCCGATTCTCGATGCCTTCGAGAAGGCGTCCAAGGCCAAGTAA